In the genome of Mauremys reevesii isolate NIE-2019 linkage group 6, ASM1616193v1, whole genome shotgun sequence, the window CCACATTAGTCTGTttcaggggtagtcaattattttttgtcacggtccaaatttcttgatcaaagtatagtcaaggtccaaactccagagaaaataataaaaaattaacaataatgataagtaaataaaaagatttcagggtccattcaaaagcaccTGGCGGTCCGGATTTGGCCTGTGGTCCGCCTGTTGACTACTCCGGTCATATTTTGGTTTTTATAGTACTTTTATTCACGTTGATGGCTTCACTGTAAGACTACAACAAACCATCAACGCATTCAGCAGGATTGTCGTAGGTAATCCAAATGCTGTAGTGAAGAGTACTAAGTGGATATAAAGACAGTAAAATAAACACACGCAATGTTTAGGGTGCACTTGTGAGCAGAAGCAAGAGCGCTAGAATACAGTAGGCGGGGGATTTTCCAAGGGTCCTGTGCTGCCCtaactctgacttcagtggaggcaatggtaaaattcccactAGCCTTGCTCTGCTTCTGTTGGAGTCAGTGGttaccactgacatcaatgggagcacAGTTAGGCTGACACTggaggcttttgaaaatctccccctagaTAACAAGGAGCAGGAATTGCCACAGAGGTCCTCAAAGGGATCATCGGTGTATGTGCAAAGTGCCCAGTCATTGAATGGTGTCATCAGCCAGGTGGAGAGACGGCAGCCCGCCGTTGAAGTCAGTCAGTGGGCACTCGATGATGATATGCGACAATCTGAAACTGACCTCAGGACGGAATGCCTTCTCTCTCCCTGTGACTGTTGGAAGGGGAAGCCACACCCTGATCTCTTAGCCAGAGGGAACATCAGCTTAACAGCAGCCCTTTGCAGATGGATCCTTGGAGGATGGGCCGAGCGTAACAAGAGAAAGTGGAGGGGATGGGTGGATCTCCAAAAACGTAGGGAAttgaataaaacaaaaaccaaccagcATTCTTGGGATTATGTGTCTGCTATTAGTGGCTGCAGAAATAACCCTCCTGTCCCAAACACACAGAGAACGATGAACACCCAAAGGAACACCCTGTCTATCACCATAGCCACGTATTTCCAGTCGTCCTCCACCTGCAATGCAGAAAAGAAAGGATACACCACATTAAACATACTATGCATGTGATGGGTGCATTTGATCCCCTGCTAGAAATAACTGTACTGAGGAAGGGGCTTGTGAGTGTTGGGAAGAAGAATATACACGAGCTATGAAATTTACAAAAGTGACTAATGCTTGCCTCAATATTTGGGTGCtcaaaggggcctgatttcccaagGGTGAATGCTCAGCGCTTCAATGTGCCCAGAGTTGGGCTCTCAAATGACTTTTGACAAATCTTGGGCACAACTGAAAACCCTTGGCCAAGTTTGTAGCGTCTCTTTTAAATAGGCACATCCGCTGCAAATAACAGAACCACGGTAGATGATCGCCGTAGCGTCAGATTCTGTGTCAGGTGCACCCAAGTAAATCCAGGATAACTGATCAACTGGAGAGCAGAATTCGATTCTAGGACTTCAAGGCAGGGAAAAAATATGGGCTATAAGAATCAATCTCATCAGTTCAGGGTTAGGATAAAAACCAAAACGCTCAAAAACTTCccacaaaaggaaaaagaacaaagGTTGCAACAAATAAGAAAATAGGAGCAATTAGTCAAgccctgctctcagttacactgttGGAAATCCAGTGAAACAAATGGAATTCGTCCTCCAGATTTCTACTGGTGTaacagaagaatttggcccaacagCTGATTCAAGAGGCAGTTCCCATCTGTGGCCTGATTCTGGTCAAACTCCACCAATTTCAGTCCAAAATGGGGACTCAGACCTGTAATGTATAGCAAAGTTCTTCAATGATTGAGCCaagcatgtgctcaagtgctttcctgaattggggcctaagtgCTCTCAGGACAATCAATGGAATACAcaccagacaggatgctattgcCCTTTAAAATCCTGCATTAAACCATCTCCAGCTATTAGTAGCAAACccatcaaattaaaattaaaacaaggcagcagcagcacttatGTAGAGCCTAAGACTGGCACGGTGCGTTTTTTGGCCTCTGCCCTGTTCTCATGATATTTCAGGCCAGTACATCAGCAGGATCTACTGGAACTCAcataagggtaggtccatacttacccgctgggtcgacgcggagagtttgacttctcggagttcgaactatcgcgtctaatctagacgcgatagttcgaactccgaacgcgctcccgtcgactccggaactccaccaccgcgaacgagtcgacgggggagccgcggagttcgatcccgcggcgtctggacaggtaggaaattcaaactaaggtagttcgacacccccccaaccccgtagtgtagaccaggcctaagagaggcTGTTTCTGCAAGATTTCtagccctgttttgctgacaactTCAGAAAGTAAATATAAACCATAGAGAAGCTGTATCCAAACCAACCTGACCCACCCAGGCCTTCTGAGGCTCCTTTTCACTAGTACTTAGCCCTGGAATATTGATTTTTTTGTGGCTAACTCTGCGCTGACATTGTCCCTTTCatgtctccttcccttttcagCAGCCTTCTCATTTTTATATGCAGGGTTGTGGTAGCCAGGTAGGTCCCAGGGCAGCAGAGAGACGAGGCgagtgaggtcatatcttttagtggaccaagatccgttggtgggagagacaagctttccagttacccagagctcttcttcaggcctggcaAACTAACTCTGAGTGTCGCTGCTCAATGCAAGGTGGGCCAGCTAGAACTACTCATGCTGGGAggctgggagttcctttcccagcccggaagaagagctcggtgtaagatcggaagcttgtctctctcaccaacacaagttggccCAATACACGacatttcctcacccacctcgtTTCTCATTTTTACAGCACTTTTGCTCCTTCCAAAGGTTGCTGCTGTGCTCTGTGTGAGTGCAAATACAGCCCCGATTCCTGTAACCCTTTGTCCACAATTCAAAGTGCTGCTGTCCTTCTGACACCTTCCAGCCTTCTCCCCATGGCAGGCCCGAGCAGCAAGCGGTGTTCTGAGGAGTACGAAGGGTTAAGTCAAAGCTTGCCCAagcattccctcccccccactaagAGTCCTGGGTTTTATTTGTAACACGTTTTGAAAGGCTGGAGCCGGTCTCGCGATTGATAAGGAGCTGCCAATGCTCCGTTTGAATAGAGAACGCGATTTAAAGTAGTGTTAAGCCATGCTGCAATTTCACAAAAAGAGCAGAAGCCGTTAGGGAGTTGTTAGAGGTGTCTAATCTAAGGGACATGTTCTGCCTGCTTTGTGCAGCTCCCAGGATGCAAAACTGCTGTCATCTCGGTTTAGCTAAAATGCACCAGTgaacctgtctggggattggtcctgctttgagcagggggtgggactagatacctcctgaggtcccttccaaccctgagattctatgacagTGCACAAGCCCTGGTTACACAGTTTGGGAATGCACTGTTACACCGTGCAGGGAAAGACATGCATGCCACACCCTTTCAAAGGGTGGCAGAGCCCCCATCCCAGCAGTCACTTTCTCATGCTCCAGGCAGCACTCTGGCCTAGTGTGCCAGAATTCCTGGCTGCAGAGTGGCAAGCCATGGGCACACCTCAcaccatggccctgccccttaGGGCTGGCAGCAGCTTTCAGAGCTGAGCTGTCTGGGACAGTTCACACCTCTTAAAGCTATcatttcaggctgcctgcagactcaggcaggcatcaGTGACAATAGGTCATATTTCCAGGTTTTTCTTGGCATCCACAAGGgctagaacatttttttttaaatggcagctgGGACTCTGagctcatgtgactccaggagACTTAGGTATGGCCTCTCGTGCCTctgccttaatctggccctgctcaAAAGCCCCTACCCTTCCGGGGAGCCAGCTCCTTCAGAGCCACAATCCGGCCCTTTGCTCACCTTCTCTGCAAACCCTGGTGGCCAGAgggtcagctggtgtaaaccaatgaagccgcattgagttcagtggagctgccctgatttacaccaactgaggatccgGCCCGTGAGTTCCTAGAATTCTAAACTGCACCCTCAGAGCATCACATCCTATGACAGCTGTCTCGGTTCAGATGAAAGATTCATTATTCTGCACAAGCAAACCCATTAGCCGAACACCAAGTCTTGTTTCTAAAAGCCTCTTAATCCCTCCACCCACAAACTACTGGGAAtcccaggcagagggagcccaggcacATATCTCAGAAAGGGGCGGTGCTTAGCATTCACCCCTCAGCTTGGCCTCTGGTGAGGAGCCACCTAGCGTgatggcttttgtgaatcccattccaTTCTAAGGCGCCTACTTCTCCCCATTCGTTGCCTAGGGAGCTTAGGCACATAACCCAGGCTTTGTGAACTCCAGTGATTTTCTAAGGGCCTAAACGTGATGCTCAGCATCACTACACCTACGTTTCTTTGTGACTCGAACCTtaagttgggaattggtcctgcttggagcagggggttggactagatgacctcctgaggtcccttccaaccctgatattctgtgattctatgattctaagtgacttgcccaaggacgcACAGGACATCTGTGGCAGAAGTAGGAACTGAAACCAAGTTCTGCACCTTAACTGCACCTTAACCTTCCTCTCAGCACTTTTTAAGACTGAGCCTCTTGTGAGTGAGGGGTGTAGAAGGAAGCATTACAATCCAGTATAACTGCTGCGAGAAAGCAGCATGCAAGGAAGAAAAGCCCCTTGAACTCCCAACGGAGGAGTCCTGAGGCCGCTACACAAGATTACAGTGTCAGTTAAAGCTTGCCGGGAAAGACACAGGCCACGAAATAGTAGACTGAGGTGGTACTGCGCTGGGCTTCTAGGGAAGAAGGAGGGTTTCTACATGTAAATCGGCAGGAAAAGTGATGCTAGTAACGGATGTGGGTGGCAAAGTCTATGATACCTCAAATAAAGAGAACAGGGTTGGACAGGGTTCTGCAACCACAATTTTCAAACAGCCATTACTGATTTTGGTTCCTCTGTTTTTGGGAGCACAACTTgaaacaccttaaaggggcctaatTGTCAGAAAGTGGCCAGCAcccactctctgaaaatcagccccctttTAAGTTGTCTCAAGTTGGGCCCCCAAAAATGGAGGCTACCAAAATCACTGGCCACCGAGGAAAATTTAGGCCTGTGAAACTATATAAAGTGCTGGTAAGAGACTACTTGGGAAATCTGAACCTATGTACACGGGTGGGTCCAGATGGTGGGCCCATTCTGGAAGTCAAGTCTATAAACATAGAGAGAACAGCAGGACCCTGAACACTAAGCAGCATGGGGGTTCATAAACAAACCACTCCAAACAAATCTGGTAGCTTTTTGGAGAGTTACAGAATAGcaccgttgacttcagtgggacgaGACATGCACACAACCGCGCCCTGCTGGGAGTGGAAGGTTCATAATGCAACCCAGGCAGTGGGAATAACCCTCTTACCTCTTTAGTTTCGTTTTGGCTCCTCATGTTTTCAGCGATGAACTGAACGCTGCTAATTACCTCGCCGACTTCAGCGGAGTACTCGACGTGCTCCACCCCCCATTTCATGGGCTGAGGGCTCAATCTTCTTTTGCTGGTAACAAGTTCGTTCACCTTGTCACAGTGGCAGCATCTCTGTTCCCTGTATAATTTAACATCTCCGTATTGCTTCATCTTGCTAGATTTATTGGCAAGCCCTTTCTTACTCTTTTTAGAGCTGGTTTCCTTCTGCGGCTCTAGAGGTCTTGTCATCATCAGGACTTTGGGCAGGAGCTTGAGAAAGACGCTTTTTACCCATTTGGGCATGGTGTGTGTGGTTGGAGTCCTGTAATGGATGTTCAGCACAAACACGGTGATGACAATTGATAGGGTCACAAATATCATGGTGAAGAGCAGGTATTCACCAACCAGTGGAATTACCAGAGAAGTTGATGGGATTGTCTCTGTGATCACCAACAAAAATACAGTCAGAGAAAGTAGCACTGAGATGCAGAGGGTCACCTTCTCACCACAGTCAGATGGAAGGTAAAAGACTAATAGAGTTAGGAATGAAATGAAGAGACAGGGAATGATCAGATTAATGGTGTAAAACATGGGTAGCCTTCGGATATAAAAGGAGTATGTTATATCTGTATAGATCTCTTCACAACAATTATATTTTATATCGTGTTTATAGCCAGAAGCATCAACTATTTCCCATTCATTGTTTTCCCAAAGGTCATTCATATCCACTTTGGAGCCAATAATCAGGAGGTCAATTTTGGCTTTGTCATATGTCCAGGAGCCAAATTTCAGTGAACAATTCTGGTGgtcaaagggaaaaaatgtga includes:
- the CHRNA6 gene encoding neuronal acetylcholine receptor subunit alpha-6 — its product is MLSEKCLGFLYSSFCLWAYVFMSLIKGCSACEPEERLFQKLFSHYNHFIRPVENVSDPVTVHFEVAITQLANVDEVNQIMETNLWLRHIWNDYKLRWDPMEYGGIEFVRVPADKIWKPDIVLYNNAVGDFQVESKTKALLKYDGMITWTPPAIFKSSCPMDITFFPFDHQNCSLKFGSWTYDKAKIDLLIIGSKVDMNDLWENNEWEIVDASGYKHDIKYNCCEEIYTDITYSFYIRRLPMFYTINLIIPCLFISFLTLLVFYLPSDCGEKVTLCISVLLSLTVFLLVITETIPSTSLVIPLVGEYLLFTMIFVTLSIVITVFVLNIHYRTPTTHTMPKWVKSVFLKLLPKVLMMTRPLEPQKETSSKKSKKGLANKSSKMKQYGDVKLYREQRCCHCDKVNELVTSKRRLSPQPMKWGVEHVEYSAEVGEVISSVQFIAENMRSQNETKEVEDDWKYVAMVIDRVFLWVFIVLCVFGTGGLFLQPLIADT